The Candidatus Neomarinimicrobiota bacterium genome includes the window TCAGGCACTGCGTGTAACTATTGCTCATGAATTTTTTCATATGGTACAGGTGCGCTATGCTTATCCAGGTGAATTGAACTGGGATAATGTCTACTGGTATGAGATATCCAGCGTCTGGTTTGAGGAATACTGTTACCCCGAAGTGAACGATTATCTGGCTTATGTTGAGACCAATTTTAACGCTTCCCAGTTCCCGGCTTTGGATAGTTACAATTATATGTACGGTCATGGCATTTATGGACAAGTTCTGGACAAAGAGTACGGAACCCGGGAGAATAAGCATATCATGCTTGACCTCTGGGAAAACTTATCCAATAAAAATGCCATGGACAACCTGGAACAGATCTTAAGCTCCTCTCCTTGGAATTCGAGTCTTACAGATGCTTTAAGCAAATATGCCTTGTACAATGTTTTTACAGGTTCTCGGACAATAGCCGGACTCTATTATGATGATGCGATCGAACTTATTGAAGTGCATACTCAGCAGTATGATATTCCTCTGGATTACACTGCATCCTTCGACTTTGCCCTGGGTGAATTGGAGATATCTTATCGAACGTTCACTATCCCCGGTTCCAACGATTTTTACACCAGGGGGATCGATCTGGATCCTGATCAACGCGCATTTCTAACCTATCATGATCCAACAGCTGGATCATCTCTAAAAGGTGCCCTGGAAGCGTTTTGGGTTCCCTGTTCAAATGTGAGTGACCAGGACTACCTTCTCTTTCCTTTGATCAATGGGAACAGGGAAGATGGTGCTGAGTTCACTCTGTCATTTGAAGCAAATACGCTGGGCTTGGAGGATACTATCCAGACTTTATGGCCTAATCCGAGTATGTTGAAAAATGGTCCGATCCACTTGAACGTTATCCTCTCATCATCGGGTACTTTAAAATTCAATGTCTATAATATCCTGGGGCAACCTGTATATCAGGAGGAATTCGATAGACCAAAAGGGATCCATATTCTGGACCTGAAGCTTCCAGCAGATACGCCATCTGGGATCTATTTTCTCAAGTTGATTTCCGATAAACAGGTAATGAGTCGAAAATTTACGGTGCTCAAATGAGTGATACTTCCTGGTTTCAACCAACTGAGATTTGTGAACACCAAACCAGGATCAAGGCTTCCCGCTTTATCGCAGAACTTTTCCCTGTCAAGAATGAGGATGAAATTCAGAATCATCTGAATGAAGTAAAAAAGCGA containing:
- a CDS encoding T9SS type A sorting domain-containing protein, whose amino-acid sequence is MKKRWTSDEPTGNYSQGIVSFQPMKAFCILLILIILVPNLWSQEIRAHKCGFGDPELRLSKRASPQLRNLDFLDESILSPSGEFRIHFTRTGSHAVLGGESSGTPEFVTEAAIAADSAYSILVGELGFLPPLPDGNIDGSELDIYIKNWGGSYYGMTYFGNSAPSPAYLVIDNDYTEASYTTSGLQALRVTIAHEFFHMVQVRYAYPGELNWDNVYWYEISSVWFEEYCYPEVNDYLAYVETNFNASQFPALDSYNYMYGHGIYGQVLDKEYGTRENKHIMLDLWENLSNKNAMDNLEQILSSSPWNSSLTDALSKYALYNVFTGSRTIAGLYYDDAIELIEVHTQQYDIPLDYTASFDFALGELEISYRTFTIPGSNDFYTRGIDLDPDQRAFLTYHDPTAGSSLKGALEAFWVPCSNVSDQDYLLFPLINGNREDGAEFTLSFEANTLGLEDTIQTLWPNPSMLKNGPIHLNVILSSSGTLKFNVYNILGQPVYQEEFDRPKGIHILDLKLPADTPSGIYFLKLISDKQVMSRKFTVLK